CAGCTTGCTCCGCCGCAATCACCGCCAACAACTTTCAGATCCGACATTGGAGACGGCGGCTATGAGCAATTTCAACCACCAATACCATTATTTCCACCACAATCGCCGCCGACAACTTTCAACAACCAACTTTCAGACATGGCCGACGGCtttcaaccaccaccaccattattTCCACCACAATTTCAACAACCAACACAGATATTTCCGCCACAATTTCAACCACCGAGTTTTCAACCTCGCCACCTTCAACATTCTCCTCGATTTCTAACACCACCGAATTTTCAACCTCGCCACCTTCAACATCCTCGATTTCTACCACCACCGATTTTTCAACCTCGCGACCGTCATCCTCCTCCTCGTTTTCAACCTCCTGCGCGATTTGATAACCCTAATCAAAGCGACCTTCATCCTCCTCCTCGATTTCAACCTGCTGCCCGATTTGATAACCATAATCAAAGGGACCTTCATCCTCCTTCTCGATTTCAACTTCCTGCGCGATTTGATAACCCTAATCAAAGGGCTTTTACAACAATGCAGCAAGTAACTACTGAAACAAGTTCTGGAACAAAGGAAAATACATCTGAAACAAGTTCTGCAATAACAGGAGAAACAACCTCagcttatttttcaggttttaaaattaatttaatgaatatagttaactaattgattactTATCGTAACTAATTGGATTGTGCAATTAACTAAGTGGCTAAAAAACTAAACAAATTGgtttaaaataaagtaatgaATGTCAAAGTATAACTAATTCCTTTGAAAGAATCACTAACTGGtaaaaatagttaactaattggataATTAATATCAATacaaaactaattttttttagtaaaaaaagttaactaattgttgtaaaaagttaactaattgctgtaaaaagttaactaattgcagtaaaaagttaactaaataaaatttattaacttgagGTTGCAAAAAGTTGTTAAAAAGTTAACTATAAAAcgataactaattgatgaaacaagataactaattgatgggacaagttaactaatagatggaaaaagttaactaattattgtAAAAAGCTTAATGGATGAAAaaggtaaactaattaatgtaaaaagttaactaactgaaaaaaggttaactaattttttttaatgctacttttcaaatttcattttTCACTAAGTTAACCtttaccatcaattagttaaccttttccaccaattagttaacttttatcatcaattagttaacttttatcatcaattagttaacttgtaccatcaattagttaacttttaattaaaaaaacattGTAGTTCAATTGGTTAACTAACTTCCTCAAttatgtaactaattagtttcttttGTTAACTATTACTTTTGTTCATTTTACAGGTTCAAAAGATATTTGGAACGATTTAACAGAGGATGATATTAGAGGACCTTTGACTGGATATACTGGCACAGTGGATGAACTACATGAACTTTATGACAAACATTCAATACTTCTTGGATTTTCAATAAGAAAAAATACATTAAGGAGAGATCAAAAAACGGGAGAGATAAAGGAAAGatacttttgttgttcaaaggaaggaaagagaaaggaaaacacaaagaacacaaaaaaagaagaagcaACTGTATCAAGTGACAGCAAACAGAAAGGGCAGTCAAAGAACCCAAGGCAGCAAAATCTTACTAGAACAGGGTGCAACGCATCTATACGATTGAAGTTACAAAACGATGGAAAGTTTATAGTCTTTCATCATGTTATAGAACACAATCATGCCTTAACAAGAGAGTCACTGCAAAACTTTGAAAGGTAACTTAACTTTTTTCataaattagttaaccttttccatgcattagttaactttttaaaacATTTAGTTAACGTTTTGCATCAATCAGTTTACTTTTTGCCTCAATTACTTACTTTCTAAAACCATTAATTaactttttcatcaattagttaactttttcaatCAATTAGTTACGTTTTTTCATGAATTAGGTAACTTTTACAAcaaatagttaactttttgcatatattagttaactttttgcatatattagttaactttttacaacaattagttaactttattcatcaattagttaactttacCATCAATTAGTAAACTTTTTACTGCATAGATTAGTTAACTTTTGGCAtatattagttaactttttacaacaattagttaactttttgcatcaTTTCCAGATCACAAAGAAAAATTGATGAAGAAAAGGGAAAAGTAATTGAAGGACTCACACTATCAGGAATAACTCCAGCAGATTCCTATAGATATATGTGTAATGAAGCTGGCGACGCAAGGGTGGTTGGACACACATTAGTTGACCACATGAATTTCACAAGTagattgaaaatgaaaagactaGAAGGAAAAGATACACAAGCAGTTGTGAACATGTTAATTAAGAGAGGAGAAGAAGATCCAACATTTTATTTCCGAGTAAAGGTTAACGAAGAAAACCAAGTAATTAGCATGTTTTGGAGAGATGGCATGATGAGAGAAGATTATGACATATACGGTGATGTCTGTGTCTTTGACACGACTTTTAGAACAAACAAATACAATTTAGTTTGTGCGCCATTTGTAGGTGTCAACAACCATTGGAGTAATGTGATGTTTGGTTGTGCTTTTATTGCCGATGAGAAGACACACACTTTTGTGTGGCTATTGGAAACATTTCTGGAGTCTATGGGAGGAAAAGCACCTATAACTATCTTTACAGATCAAGATCAAGCAATGGCAAATGCTATTGAACAAGTAAGAGTGTATTAACTATTTGGGTTTTATAATTAACTAATTGCTAAAAATTGTTAACTATTTGCTACTGGTCTTTAACTAATCAGTTGAAAAGTTTAACTAAATTGATAACCATTGATCAGTtactttttccatcaattagttatccTATTACATACATTAGttataaaataattagttaactttcTGCATCAATTAGTGTACTTTTTGCCTCAATTACTTACTTTCtaaaacaattagttaactttttgaatcaattagttaacttttgcaaTGAATTAGATAAGTTTTTCCATGAACTAGTTAACTtttgttttaataatatattagtTACTTACCTTTttacaacaattagtt
This sequence is a window from Spinacia oleracea cultivar Varoflay chromosome 1, BTI_SOV_V1, whole genome shotgun sequence. Protein-coding genes within it:
- the LOC110777557 gene encoding protein FAR1-RELATED SEQUENCE 5-like, which translates into the protein MKSWKKIKYSTFPVRRPDGHAPLAPPQSPPTTFRSDIGDGGYEQFQPPIPLFPPQSPPTTFNNQLSDMADGFQPPPPLFPPQFQQPTQIFPPQFQPPSFQPRHLQHSPRFLTPPNFQPRHLQHPRFLPPPIFQPRDRHPPPRFQPPARFDNPNQSDLHPPPRFQPAARFDNHNQRDLHPPSRFQLPARFDNPNQRAFTTMQQVTTETSSGTKENTSETSSAITGETTSAYFSGSKDIWNDLTEDDIRGPLTGYTGTLTFCIISRSQRKIDEEKGKVIEGLTLSGITPADSYRYMCNEAGDARVVGHTLVDHMNFTSRLKMKRLEGKDTQAVVNMLIKRGEEDPTFYFRVKVNEENQVISMFWRDGMMREDYDIYGDVCVFDTTFRTNKYNLVCAPFVGVNNHWSNVMFGCAFIADEKTHTFVWLLETFLESMGGKAPITIFTDQDQAMANAIEQVFPNTRHRLCLWHLQKNAVSRFGDLKADNTFKDTFKKCLYRCYNEEEFETTWFDMITKYNLQNHDWFTNLYTIKEKWCTALNKDFFSAGILSSQRSESTNNAIGFKGNKSTSLTEFFHIFGATVDRWRYQEDQNEYDCGNALPKSDFPMVGMIKHAANVYTLTLFRDFEKEFKYAMGCISNVNYINGNFFGYKVQHESWPEHTAHYVAFDPTTNSIKCTCRNFEESG